The Astatotilapia calliptera chromosome 22, fAstCal1.2, whole genome shotgun sequence region GGATTTGGACCATctatttttttgtgcaattttatgCAAATCATTTGGTTGGATTTTCATGCCTGGCTTCAATCGAGTGGGATTCAAATTACCCCATTTACCTTAAATATGATATTGTTTGGTGTGTTtctgaaggaaaagaaagccaattatggtgttaatgttttattaatCTTGTGTAAGCAATATATACAcaaatgtcattattttaagaGCAAACCAACCCTACTTCATTTAACTTAACTAagtttaacttatattaaaacTGTGTCTACAGCCAAGCACTGTTttaatgtctttatattttaatcCAAGCTCATAATAAAAATCTATGACTCtctcacacaaaaaaaaatgcacacaaatcactgcacacTGGAAATCTTAGTTTACACTTTGTAAGACCTTTCTCTCCATATAGACCCAGTCTTTACTGGTTATTGCCACACTTCTTCCTTTTGACATGTGTTTGAGTGTTGGCTGTAAAATGGAGCCTGTCTTTGTTtcacttcccttttttttttttttaccataactTTACCATTCCTCCTCCAACATTATTGTGTTACTGTCTTTCCTCATCTAACGGTGTTGCACCATCAGCTTCTTCTTGATTTCTCCATAATTCTAAATCTGCTGCCACCTGCAGAAACCCGGCTGTGGTGCCTGATTTGCAGCAAACTCAGCATGTCTGCTGCTATATCCAGTTGGTCAGATAGGAGACaaacaaagtaaaagaaagaataaaacacacaaaaataaatacttttttttaaaaaagctttcaCCTTCCAGTCATCCACTTCTTTATGTGGCAGTGTGACCTTGCAACCGGtcacaccaacacaccaacattTTGCGGCATGAAAACTCACATTTCTATCATTTTTATTTGGAAATGTTCTCATGTTTTAAACTTTCAATACAAAAATTTGacttgaaaacagcagaaaagccTTTGATTTTTCAGTTTATGAAAAGAATCCAGACATTAGACATTTTCAACATGACCGCAGTGGAAATAAATGGTTGCAGGAAATCTTGTGAAGCTAATTTGTGAAGTTAAAtggtgagaagaaaaaaaaacagaagttaaaTGGTGACTGTCCAGTGACACAGAAGTATcaatttaaacacaaaacagccaACAGATACTTAAAGTAATCTTACGTGGATATAACATCAATTACCCACTTGCTGTCTTCTTGTGAAGCTGATCGGCTTCTATCTCAGATGAGGCAGTGTGTCTAACAATTTTCAGCAAAATCTTGACAAATCTTGAagtaaaatagtttaaaaaattttaaaaattaaaaaaagaaaaatatatatatatatattcaacaTTATTTGTGCAGCCCCGAGAAATCTCAAGAGTAAGAATTTCTGCATTTCAAGGAGGAGGCCTCGCAGGTGTATCCATACTCACAGCAGTGCACACCATCTGCACAACACTGGCCCTGAAATCAGtcaaaagtgtttgtgttagaACAAAACACCAACCTTATTCCAGCAAGAGGTGATAGCATTTCTGGGATTTATGTACAATCCTTACCAGTGGGTAGGGACAGCAGTTCCACTGGCCTGAGGATGCCTGGCAGCAAGACATCCCCCCCTGGCAGTAATGTAGGGAATCACAACGAATGACTTGAGCCTCAGGGGAGCCGACGTGTGTTAGAGCTGGTTCTGGTATCTGCAAAACGGGAAGGACAAGCTAACTATTAGCCTGTTCCTCTTATCCAAAAATGAGTCCATTCATCAATTCTCTTAAATGGGGGATAAAGTCTATCTGAGCTGTCACTCAATGTACACTTTGTATgtagggatgggaattgataCAAATTTATTATACATCGtagcatatcaaagacattacatttgCGAAAACTGACTGCATGCTGTGGGTCAAATGTTTGCAGGTGCTTGCAAAGTTGCTTCAGCAGCAcgatgcagttgtttctgtcctgtatGCACTTTGCACCTTACCATTGCAATCTTGTCCTTTTAagcaataaaaatcaaagtaataTCCACGTCCAAGACTGTGCCACTGTTGTCCTCCTCTGACAAGAGGAACCGATAAACAGAGTGTGCAAGCAGACTAACAACTCCAAGGAACTGaactttttctgtgtgtatgtgagcgtgtgtgtgattttatctaaaagtccttaaaaaaaactggtttctttttgtatttaattaatcaaGTTaaaccaggatttttttttactttacttggCCATCTAAGGAGCAGCAGTATTTCTGAAACCCACGAGGAAAACTACACAGAGCTAAAGGATGCAAAGTTGCAAAAATCAGCAGCTGTCCAGGTATGCTCTCATCGTGGTGAGAAACAGCTGATGCACGTGCACTTCTTTTCTTGTCACATATAAAATGATTACAGCAGTCTTGCAATATAAGTGAGCAAACCCACAGCTGTCATCACATTCATGTGACTGGTGAACTCATGTGATCCTGCGTTATTGCTTTATTTATTAACTCCTTGATTCTTTGTGTAACATCGCTTCTTTTCAACAAAGTGAGGAGTTAAAGCGACAGGCAGCCTTTAAATGTTGTAAGCGCAGTGTGTCCTACCTCGTTCATGCTCTCTTTGTCCTCTGACATAGGGATGACAAAGGCAGGTACTGAAGGCAGCGCTGGCTTATAGAGGAAAGGGTATGTGAGTTTCTGTGCAGCGTCCTTCTTCACCATGGGAATGCTCAGCCACGGCTGGTCCAGTTTCTCACACAGCTGTGTCACCAGGTTACAGCGATACCCTGACGGACAGCAGTGGGCCATGTCTGCGCAGCACACTGCCTGCAGAGTGAATAAGACTTATTTCCAATCTGACttccaaaaccaacaacaagcaaaacaataaataaaaaaacaaaacaaagcaacaacacTAATGGAAAGTTATATTTGTGTGAATATAGACTTACTTTTGGATACTGACAGCAGCCATATCCATACTCAGTCTTGCAGCAGGTAGAGATGTCTGAGCAAGTACTCCCATCAGGACACGTGATAGAGCAAGAAGCAAATCCCCACACAAACACCCCGACTGACAACCACAGAGTGAGCCTCGACATCTGGAGGGAAGAGCATCACAGtgactttttccttttccctttaaTTCTTTTCAACTGACATCAAGGTGATATTAAAAAGTAGATAAAGTGCATATTTCTTCGCAGCTTACAAGTCAGACTTTTTGATCATATGTACTCCTGTACCTACAGTTTCACGTTCGCTTCTTTGAAAACTTCTTGCTCTCAAATTAAACTTACAAAAGAGGATATTAAACCAATAAATTGCccataaaagattttaaaatcaaatcttTGAGTCACAAACCTTCAGATAGGGAGGAGATTCAACAGTTTCCTGTCATATATTTCGCACTTCCACTTCGCACTGAAACTTGCATGGCTTTTTATAGTGCAGGTAAGACCCGCCCACTGAGGAGCAGCTGAGAGCTTGACTTCACATCACAGCACTTCTGTCCTGTGACAGTCATATAGCAGTTTTTAAGGTTTCTGGAACTACTGTAGCTCACGCCCACAGATAAAGCTTCTATTTTTAAAGGGAAATGCATTGTTTACTGGGAAACTTAAAGATTAAACAAGGCTTTATGAGCACACATTAACCTTTCATACCTCGCACTGTTTT contains the following coding sequences:
- the LOC113014222 gene encoding granulins-like, with product MSRLTLWLSVGVFVWGFASCSITCPDGSTCSDISTCCKTEYGYGCCQYPKAVCCADMAHCCPSGYRCNLVTQLCEKLDQPWLSIPMVKKDAAQKLTYPFLYKPALPSVPAFVIPMSEDKESMNEIPEPALTHVGSPEAQVIRCDSLHYCQGGMSCCQASSGQWNCCPYPLGQCCADGVHCCEYGYTCEASSLKCRNSYS